A portion of the Segatella copri DSM 18205 genome contains these proteins:
- the pulA gene encoding type I pullulanase, with protein MNIQKLIIAALTATVLPTSLNAQQTFNEMMYSKEKTMFILNAPTAQKSSVTLRLYKQGQGGKAYKTLKMKKLCDERWEATVKGDLKGKFYTFDIGKGETPGTFAKAVGVNGNRGAIVDLYDTDPSGWDQDVRPALKSPADLVVYELHVRDFSISPTSGLKYKGKYLALTEPKAIEYLKNLGINAIHFQPVFDFASIDETRLDKPQFNWGYDPKNYNVPEGSYATDPYSPATRIKEFKEMVMALHKAGIRVIFDAVYNHTFDINGSNFQRTYPDYYYRKTKDGKYSDGSGCGNETASEKPLMRQFMLESVKYWIDEYHIDGFRFDLMGVHDIETMQAIREMVNRIDPSIYIYGEGWSAGSCAYPTEKLAVKANTQQLKGIGAFSDDMRDALRGPFSNDHQGALLAGLTGQEESLKFGIVGGIAHPQVDMTKVNYDKKPWTNNPTEQISYVSCHDDMCLVDRLKASIASLTDKNIPEAIRTAELLRIDKLAQTCVFTSQGVPFILAGEEMLRDKKGVHNSYNSPDSINQFTWTNLQKYPQAFAYYKSLIQLRKNHPAFRLSTGDKVRQHLEFLPCQQTCLVGFQLKNLEGIDAWKNIIVIYNFNKEAKKMQIPEGNYTVACCNGVINEEGLGFVSGKDVEVALQSALILYQK; from the coding sequence ATGAATATCCAAAAACTAATAATTGCAGCATTGACAGCAACCGTTTTACCAACTTCATTGAACGCCCAGCAGACATTCAATGAGATGATGTATTCCAAGGAGAAAACCATGTTTATCCTGAATGCTCCAACAGCCCAAAAGTCTTCTGTAACCCTCCGTCTTTATAAGCAAGGTCAGGGAGGAAAGGCTTATAAAACGCTGAAAATGAAGAAGTTGTGTGATGAACGCTGGGAGGCTACCGTAAAGGGCGACCTCAAGGGAAAGTTCTATACCTTTGATATTGGCAAGGGTGAAACACCAGGTACATTTGCCAAAGCAGTAGGTGTGAACGGAAACCGTGGCGCCATCGTAGATTTGTATGATACCGATCCATCTGGATGGGATCAGGACGTGCGTCCTGCCCTGAAATCGCCAGCCGATCTCGTTGTCTACGAGCTTCATGTGCGTGATTTCTCCATTTCTCCTACATCCGGCTTGAAATATAAGGGCAAGTATCTCGCCCTCACCGAGCCTAAGGCCATCGAATACCTCAAGAATCTGGGCATCAACGCCATCCACTTCCAGCCTGTATTCGATTTCGCTTCTATAGATGAGACCCGACTCGACAAACCACAGTTCAACTGGGGTTACGATCCGAAGAACTATAATGTGCCGGAAGGCAGTTACGCTACCGACCCTTATTCTCCAGCAACCCGCATCAAGGAGTTCAAGGAGATGGTGATGGCGCTGCATAAGGCAGGCATCCGAGTGATTTTCGATGCCGTATATAACCATACTTTTGATATCAACGGCAGCAATTTCCAGCGTACCTATCCTGATTATTATTATCGCAAGACCAAGGATGGTAAGTATTCTGACGGTTCAGGTTGTGGCAACGAGACTGCTTCAGAGAAGCCTCTCATGCGTCAGTTTATGCTGGAGAGCGTGAAATATTGGATAGACGAATATCATATCGATGGTTTCCGTTTCGACCTGATGGGCGTTCATGACATCGAAACCATGCAGGCTATCCGTGAGATGGTAAACCGCATCGATCCTAGCATCTATATTTATGGTGAGGGATGGAGTGCAGGCAGTTGTGCTTATCCTACCGAGAAACTGGCGGTGAAGGCGAATACCCAGCAGCTCAAGGGCATCGGTGCTTTCAGCGATGATATGCGCGATGCGCTCCGTGGTCCTTTCTCTAATGACCATCAGGGTGCGCTCCTGGCTGGTCTTACAGGTCAGGAGGAGAGTCTGAAGTTCGGTATTGTGGGTGGCATTGCTCATCCGCAGGTGGATATGACAAAGGTGAACTATGACAAGAAGCCTTGGACCAACAATCCTACCGAGCAGATCAGTTATGTAAGCTGCCACGACGATATGTGTCTGGTAGACCGTCTGAAGGCAAGCATCGCATCTCTTACCGACAAGAATATCCCTGAAGCAATACGTACTGCCGAGTTGCTCCGCATCGATAAGCTGGCGCAGACCTGCGTCTTCACTTCACAGGGTGTTCCTTTCATCCTTGCCGGCGAAGAGATGCTCCGCGACAAGAAGGGAGTACACAATAGCTATAACTCTCCTGACAGCATCAACCAGTTTACCTGGACCAATCTGCAGAAGTATCCGCAGGCGTTTGCTTATTACAAGAGTCTGATCCAGCTCCGCAAGAATCATCCGGCATTCCGTCTTTCAACAGGCGATAAGGTACGTCAGCATCTGGAGTTCCTGCCTTGTCAGCAGACTTGTCTCGTAGGTTTCCAGCTCAAGAATCTGGAGGGCATTGATGCCTGGAAGAACATCATCGTGATCTATAACTTCAATAAGGAGGCAAAGAAGATGCAGATTCCTGAGGGTAATTATACCGTGGCTTGCTGCAATGGTGTGATTAACGAGGAAGGCTTAGGTTTTGTTTCGGGAAAGGATGTTGAGGTAGCCCTTCAGTCAGCCCTGATACTTTATCAGAAATAG
- a CDS encoding glycoside hydrolase family 97 protein encodes MKKLNVLVMGLLLPMLAAAQTVKSPNGNVSVTFSLTEKGQPTYEMSYKGKTVCKPSHLGLELAKDKHASKGMEETSLMDGFTETGSKTSTFDETWKPVWGETATIRNHYNEMEVNLNQAASKRNITIRFRVYDYGMGLRYEFPQQESLNYFVIQEEHTQFAMAGDHTAYWIPGDYDTQEYDYNITPLTGIRPIIAKNREAYKSNSSTTVFSDTGVQTSLQMKTKDGLYINIHEAACLDYPTMHLNLDEKTLTFESWLTPDAVGRKGFIQTPFNTPWRTVMVSDDARDMLSCKLTLNLNEPCKIKDTSWIHPTKYCGVWWNMIVGTKTWSYTNDLPSVRLGVTDYSKCKPNGTHGATNEEVKRYIDFAAKNGLQEVLVEGWNEGWEDWFGHQKLDVFDFVTPYPDFDIKMLNDYAHSKGVKLMMHHETSSAALNYERHLEDAFNLMNKYGYDAVKTGYVGDIIPRGEYHYSQLMNNHYQRVIETAAKHHIMVNAHEATRPTGICRTWPNLVGNESARGTEYEAFGGSKSYHTVMLPFTRLQGGPMDYTPGIFETKLSEWSNNKSYVHTTLCGQLSLYLVMYSPLQMAADLPEHYEKNDDAFQFIRDVACDWDDSKYLEAEPAKYITVARKAKGTDNWFVGGKTDAARTAVVKLDFLDKGKKYVCAIYQDGKTADYEKNPKSYKIVHKTVKKGDVLKIDEARGGGFAISLLAK; translated from the coding sequence ATGAAAAAACTGAATGTATTAGTGATGGGTCTCTTGCTTCCTATGTTGGCAGCGGCCCAGACCGTAAAGTCGCCTAACGGCAACGTCTCGGTAACATTCTCTTTGACCGAAAAGGGACAGCCTACCTATGAGATGAGCTATAAGGGAAAGACTGTATGCAAGCCATCCCACTTAGGATTGGAACTGGCTAAGGATAAACATGCCTCTAAGGGCATGGAGGAAACCAGCCTGATGGATGGTTTTACTGAAACCGGCAGCAAGACATCGACCTTCGATGAAACCTGGAAGCCGGTATGGGGCGAGACTGCTACCATCCGCAACCATTACAACGAGATGGAGGTAAACCTGAACCAGGCTGCTTCTAAGCGTAACATCACCATCCGTTTCCGTGTATATGATTATGGTATGGGCTTGCGCTATGAGTTTCCACAGCAGGAAAGTCTGAATTATTTTGTCATCCAGGAGGAACATACCCAGTTTGCCATGGCAGGCGATCATACCGCTTACTGGATTCCTGGTGATTATGATACACAGGAGTATGATTACAACATTACTCCATTGACAGGCATTCGCCCAATTATTGCGAAAAACCGTGAAGCTTACAAGAGCAATTCGTCTACCACCGTCTTCTCTGATACCGGTGTTCAGACCTCTCTCCAGATGAAGACCAAGGACGGACTCTACATCAACATCCATGAGGCTGCCTGCCTGGATTATCCTACCATGCACCTCAATCTGGACGAGAAAACATTGACCTTCGAGTCTTGGCTTACTCCTGATGCCGTGGGCAGAAAGGGATTCATCCAGACTCCATTCAATACCCCTTGGCGTACCGTGATGGTAAGTGATGATGCCCGTGATATGCTTTCATGCAAGTTGACATTGAACCTTAACGAGCCTTGCAAGATTAAGGATACATCTTGGATTCATCCTACCAAGTACTGCGGTGTATGGTGGAACATGATTGTGGGTACCAAGACCTGGAGCTATACCAACGATCTGCCATCTGTGCGTCTCGGCGTTACTGATTACAGCAAGTGCAAGCCTAACGGTACTCATGGTGCAACCAACGAGGAAGTGAAGCGCTACATCGACTTTGCAGCCAAGAACGGTTTGCAGGAAGTATTGGTAGAAGGCTGGAACGAAGGTTGGGAAGACTGGTTCGGTCATCAGAAACTCGATGTTTTCGACTTCGTGACTCCATATCCTGACTTCGATATCAAGATGCTCAACGACTATGCTCATTCTAAGGGCGTGAAGCTGATGATGCACCACGAGACATCTTCTGCAGCTCTCAACTACGAGCGCCACCTGGAAGATGCCTTCAACCTGATGAACAAATATGGTTATGATGCAGTGAAGACCGGTTATGTAGGTGATATCATCCCAAGAGGTGAGTATCACTACAGCCAGTTGATGAACAATCACTACCAGCGTGTCATCGAGACCGCTGCCAAGCATCATATCATGGTAAATGCCCACGAGGCAACCCGTCCTACAGGTATCTGTCGCACCTGGCCTAACCTGGTGGGTAACGAGAGTGCACGTGGTACAGAGTATGAGGCATTTGGCGGTAGCAAGTCTTATCATACCGTCATGTTGCCATTCACCCGTCTGCAGGGTGGTCCGATGGATTATACTCCTGGTATCTTTGAGACCAAACTTTCAGAGTGGAGCAACAATAAGAGTTATGTTCATACCACTCTCTGTGGTCAGCTTTCTCTCTATCTCGTAATGTACAGTCCTTTGCAGATGGCTGCCGATCTTCCAGAGCATTATGAGAAGAACGATGATGCCTTCCAGTTCATCCGCGACGTAGCTTGCGACTGGGATGACTCCAAGTATCTGGAGGCAGAGCCAGCCAAGTATATCACCGTAGCCCGCAAGGCAAAGGGAACTGACAACTGGTTTGTAGGCGGTAAGACTGATGCAGCCCGCACAGCCGTAGTAAAGCTCGACTTCCTGGATAAGGGCAAGAAGTATGTTTGCGCTATCTATCAGGACGGCAAGACTGCTGACTACGAGAAGAACCCTAAATCTTACAAGATTGTTCACAAGACTGTGAAGAAGGGTGATGTTTTGAAGATTGACGAAGCACGTGGTGGTGGTTTTGCCATCTCATTGCTCGCTAAATAA
- a CDS encoding 4-alpha-glucanotransferase — translation MTVQFNIEYKAMFGEQIVVNIQTEEGELKLPLETTDGQRWACDWCVESPEKSYTYYYSVEREGRAVKTEWLIIKHQLDVNAKKAAAYTLYDHWKVMPEDAYLYSSAFTDCINHQAPQEMKPETGSKIVRLIVRAPQLRDGERLGVLGADKALGVWDVQKILPMTQHTYNEWVADIDATHLEGRHLEFKFVAFRNAKNELLWETSMNRTVDLPEMKAGELVSYELDQAFFALYNRKLAGTQVPVFSLRTRKSAGIGDFGDLKTMIDFVASTGQKVLQLLPINDTTITHTWTDSYPYSCISVFAIHPQYADLHALPELKDAKARAEAEKTRAELNALDKIDYEKVNDFKINYLRQIFNQEGEKMMKTAEYKAFFQDTELWLVPYAQYSYLRDKNGTADFNQWPDHQVWDEAERKALADPKTAAYKNVAFFYFVQFVLDRQMQEAHEHAKAKGVILKGDIPIGVNRNGCDVWTEPKYFNLNGQAGAPPDDFSANGQNWGFPTYNWFEMLKDGCQWWNRRFKNMARYFDAYRIDHVLGFFRIWEIPVHSVHGLLGQFAPALAMSREEIESYGLHFQEDRFTRPFITDWVLDRVFHERAGEVKEKYLDRLDDERYQMKPEVDTQRKVEALFADVTDEKELWLRDGLYALISDVLFVRDHTNPSVFHPRISAQLDFIYESLYDNDKAAFNRLYDDYFYRRNNQFWYQEAMKKLPKLVQATRMLVCAEDLGMVPDCVPWVMDELKILSLELQSMPKDPSVKFGHLSRNPYRSVCTISSHDMPTLRMWWDENIQRTQEYYNTMLYRQGPAPHPLPGWLASDIISRHLTSPSMLCILSIQDWLATDEALRLPDADAERINIPANPKHYWRYRMHLNIEDLAADKRFVQNITEMISQSGRC, via the coding sequence ATGACAGTACAGTTTAATATTGAATATAAAGCAATGTTCGGCGAACAGATCGTCGTAAACATTCAGACGGAGGAAGGTGAACTGAAACTTCCTCTCGAGACAACAGATGGTCAAAGATGGGCATGCGACTGGTGTGTTGAATCACCTGAAAAATCGTATACCTATTATTATAGTGTAGAACGTGAAGGAAGAGCAGTCAAGACCGAATGGCTTATAATCAAGCATCAGCTCGATGTAAATGCCAAGAAGGCTGCGGCTTATACCCTTTACGATCATTGGAAGGTTATGCCGGAGGATGCTTACCTCTACAGCAGTGCCTTTACCGATTGCATCAATCATCAGGCTCCACAGGAGATGAAGCCGGAAACGGGCAGCAAGATTGTGCGTCTGATAGTCCGTGCTCCTCAGCTTCGTGATGGTGAGCGTCTGGGTGTATTGGGTGCAGATAAAGCTTTGGGTGTCTGGGATGTGCAGAAGATTCTTCCGATGACTCAGCATACCTATAATGAATGGGTGGCTGATATTGATGCGACTCATCTTGAGGGCAGACATCTGGAGTTTAAGTTCGTGGCTTTCCGTAATGCGAAGAACGAGCTTCTCTGGGAAACCAGCATGAACAGAACCGTGGATTTGCCGGAGATGAAGGCAGGTGAGTTGGTATCTTATGAACTCGACCAGGCTTTCTTCGCCCTGTATAACCGCAAACTTGCCGGAACGCAGGTGCCAGTATTCTCATTGCGTACCCGTAAGAGTGCCGGTATCGGTGATTTCGGTGACCTGAAGACCATGATTGATTTTGTGGCTTCTACCGGTCAGAAGGTGCTCCAGCTCCTTCCTATCAATGATACCACCATCACTCATACATGGACCGACAGTTATCCATACAGCTGCATCAGCGTCTTCGCTATTCATCCGCAGTATGCCGACCTCCATGCTCTCCCAGAGCTGAAGGATGCCAAGGCTCGTGCTGAGGCTGAGAAGACACGTGCTGAGTTGAACGCACTGGATAAGATAGATTACGAGAAAGTAAATGATTTCAAGATAAATTACTTGCGCCAAATCTTCAATCAGGAAGGTGAAAAGATGATGAAGACAGCCGAATACAAGGCTTTCTTCCAGGATACTGAACTGTGGCTGGTTCCTTACGCACAATATTCATACCTGCGTGATAAGAATGGTACGGCTGATTTCAACCAGTGGCCAGATCATCAGGTATGGGATGAGGCTGAGCGCAAGGCGCTTGCCGACCCTAAGACTGCTGCTTACAAGAACGTGGCGTTCTTCTATTTCGTACAGTTCGTACTGGACCGACAGATGCAGGAGGCTCACGAGCATGCCAAGGCTAAGGGCGTTATTTTGAAGGGTGATATTCCAATCGGCGTAAACCGCAATGGTTGCGATGTATGGACGGAACCAAAATACTTCAACCTCAATGGTCAGGCGGGTGCTCCACCTGATGACTTCTCTGCCAATGGTCAGAACTGGGGATTCCCTACCTATAACTGGTTTGAGATGCTGAAGGATGGCTGCCAGTGGTGGAACCGCCGTTTCAAGAACATGGCAAGATACTTTGATGCTTACCGCATCGACCACGTATTGGGCTTCTTCCGTATCTGGGAGATTCCGGTACATAGTGTACATGGATTGCTCGGACAGTTTGCACCGGCGCTTGCCATGAGCCGTGAAGAGATAGAAAGCTATGGTTTGCACTTCCAGGAAGACCGTTTTACCCGTCCGTTCATTACCGATTGGGTATTGGACCGTGTGTTCCATGAGCGTGCCGGCGAGGTAAAGGAGAAGTATCTCGACCGTCTGGATGACGAGCGTTATCAGATGAAACCCGAGGTAGATACCCAGCGCAAGGTAGAGGCACTCTTTGCTGACGTAACAGATGAGAAGGAACTCTGGCTGCGTGATGGCTTGTATGCCCTGATCAGCGATGTACTCTTTGTACGTGATCATACCAACCCTAGCGTCTTCCATCCACGTATCTCAGCCCAGCTTGACTTTATCTACGAGTCGCTCTATGATAATGACAAGGCAGCGTTCAACCGCCTTTACGACGACTATTTCTATCGCCGCAACAACCAGTTCTGGTATCAGGAGGCGATGAAAAAGTTGCCTAAACTGGTTCAGGCTACCCGCATGCTGGTTTGTGCTGAAGACCTCGGTATGGTGCCAGACTGTGTGCCTTGGGTAATGGACGAGTTGAAGATATTGAGTCTGGAACTCCAGAGCATGCCAAAGGATCCATCGGTTAAGTTCGGACATCTGAGCCGTAACCCATACCGCTCGGTATGTACCATTTCGAGCCATGATATGCCTACTCTGCGCATGTGGTGGGATGAGAATATCCAGCGTACCCAGGAGTATTACAATACGATGCTCTACCGTCAGGGACCAGCACCTCATCCACTCCCAGGCTGGTTGGCTAGTGACATCATCAGCCGCCATCTCACCTCTCCATCCATGCTCTGCATATTGAGCATCCAGGACTGGTTGGCTACCGATGAGGCTCTCCGTCTGCCTGATGCTGATGCTGAGCGTATCAATATCCCGGCTAACCCTAAGCATTACTGGCGTTATCGCATGCATCTCAACATAGAGGATCTGGCTGCAGACAAGCGTTTCGTGCAGAATATCACAGAGATGATTTCGCAGTCTGGAAGATGCTAA
- a CDS encoding MFS transporter, with protein MKQKPDLSFWKLWNLSFGFFGVQIAYALQSANISRIFATLGADPHNLSYFWILPPLMGILVQPIVGTLSDKTWCRFGRRIPYLFVGATIAVLVMCLLPNAGSLGLTVSGAMLFGLIALMFLDTSINMAMQPFKMLVGDMVNEKQKAKAYSIQSFLCNAGSVAGYIFPFLFTFLGIKNYAEKGVVPDSVIWSFYIGAAILILCVIYTSMKVKEWNPQQYADYNEAKSEEGRVKNSNAEASEDKAGWITLLRKAPSTFWKVGLVQFFCWAGFLYLWNYSTGAIAETVWNTTDPASEAFQEAGNWVGILFAVQAVGSVIWAVILPQFKNTKVAYAVSLVIGGVGFALIPFLHDQYLQFIPFLMIGAGWAAMLAMPFTFVTNALQGYGHMGAYLGLFNGTICIPQIVAAICGGTVLSLVGSHQSDMMIVAGILLIAGALSVSIIKDKKSE; from the coding sequence ATGAAACAAAAACCTGATTTAAGTTTCTGGAAGCTCTGGAACTTGAGCTTCGGATTTTTCGGAGTACAGATTGCCTACGCCCTACAGAGCGCCAACATCTCCCGAATCTTTGCAACGTTGGGTGCTGACCCACACAACTTGAGTTATTTCTGGATTCTCCCTCCTCTGATGGGAATCCTGGTTCAGCCTATCGTGGGCACGTTGAGTGATAAGACGTGGTGCCGCTTCGGTCGCCGCATCCCTTATCTCTTTGTGGGTGCTACGATTGCCGTCCTGGTGATGTGCCTGCTGCCGAACGCCGGTTCGCTCGGACTGACCGTGAGCGGTGCGATGCTCTTCGGACTGATAGCGCTGATGTTCCTCGATACAAGCATCAATATGGCAATGCAGCCGTTCAAGATGCTTGTAGGCGATATGGTAAATGAAAAACAGAAGGCAAAGGCTTACTCTATCCAGAGTTTCCTCTGCAATGCCGGTTCTGTAGCCGGATATATCTTCCCGTTCCTCTTTACCTTCCTCGGTATCAAGAATTATGCTGAGAAGGGTGTGGTTCCTGATTCTGTCATCTGGTCGTTCTATATCGGTGCGGCTATCCTGATTCTCTGTGTTATCTACACCTCGATGAAGGTGAAGGAGTGGAATCCACAGCAGTATGCGGACTATAATGAAGCGAAGAGTGAAGAGGGAAGAGTGAAGAATTCTAATGCTGAGGCTTCTGAAGACAAGGCCGGTTGGATTACTTTGCTCCGCAAGGCGCCATCTACCTTCTGGAAGGTGGGACTGGTTCAGTTCTTCTGCTGGGCTGGTTTCCTTTATCTCTGGAATTATTCTACGGGAGCCATCGCTGAAACCGTATGGAATACGACCGACCCTGCTTCTGAAGCATTTCAGGAGGCAGGCAACTGGGTGGGCATTCTCTTTGCAGTTCAGGCTGTAGGTAGTGTTATCTGGGCTGTGATTCTCCCTCAGTTTAAGAATACGAAGGTGGCATACGCTGTCAGTCTGGTTATCGGTGGTGTGGGTTTTGCCCTGATACCTTTCCTGCATGACCAGTATCTGCAGTTTATTCCGTTCCTGATGATTGGTGCCGGTTGGGCAGCCATGCTGGCGATGCCTTTCACCTTTGTTACCAATGCTTTGCAGGGATATGGTCACATGGGTGCTTATCTCGGTCTGTTTAACGGAACTATCTGTATCCCTCAGATTGTGGCTGCCATCTGCGGTGGAACTGTCCTGAGTCTGGTGGGTTCTCATCAGAGCGATATGATGATTGTGGCAGGTATCCTGCTGATTGCGGGTGCGCTGTCTGTGAGTATCATCAAGGATAAGAAATCAGAATAA
- a CDS encoding LacI family DNA-binding transcriptional regulator: MGDKETITMKDIARDLGVSVATVSRALKDSSRISTAQKERIQKYAREHNFFPNFLGEALRHNKVKPMKVIGVIVPQVVHYYFMSVLSGIEEEARARGYRVMVAQSNERYDKEVAICEDFYQNKVCGIIVSQAKDTKQYDHFEKLLQNGVPLIFYDRICTGVNCSRVVVDDYMGAFTAVTHMIDTGCKKIAFYGSPMNLEISKNRYNGYHDALVKHGLTENPDWVKICDDRASAEAITPDILIEEDRPDAFFAINDDTAIGILYTAKRMGFKVPEEISICGFTNGDRAKACDPMLTTVEQRGVAVGEEAANILIGLVEGSIPRDEVEKRVVRTRLVVRGTTR, translated from the coding sequence ATGGGCGATAAAGAAACAATAACAATGAAAGATATTGCTCGCGATCTGGGCGTAAGTGTTGCCACAGTGAGCCGGGCATTGAAGGACAGTTCTCGTATCAGTACTGCCCAAAAGGAACGTATTCAGAAATACGCGCGTGAACATAACTTCTTTCCTAATTTCCTGGGTGAAGCTTTAAGACATAATAAGGTGAAGCCGATGAAGGTGATTGGAGTTATTGTGCCTCAGGTGGTACACTATTACTTCATGTCGGTGCTTTCGGGTATAGAGGAAGAGGCTAGAGCCAGAGGTTACCGTGTGATGGTGGCGCAGAGTAACGAGCGTTACGATAAGGAGGTGGCCATCTGTGAAGACTTCTATCAGAACAAGGTTTGTGGCATCATCGTTTCACAGGCGAAGGATACCAAGCAGTATGACCATTTCGAAAAACTGCTGCAGAATGGGGTGCCGCTTATCTTCTATGATAGAATATGTACGGGCGTGAACTGCTCGCGAGTGGTGGTAGATGACTATATGGGTGCCTTTACTGCCGTTACCCACATGATTGATACGGGCTGCAAGAAGATTGCTTTCTACGGCTCGCCGATGAATCTGGAAATCTCCAAGAACCGATATAACGGTTATCATGATGCGCTGGTAAAGCATGGTTTGACGGAGAACCCTGACTGGGTGAAGATCTGCGATGACCGTGCCAGTGCCGAAGCAATAACGCCGGATATTCTGATAGAGGAAGATCGTCCGGATGCTTTCTTCGCCATCAATGATGATACGGCAATCGGCATCCTCTATACCGCCAAGCGCATGGGGTTCAAGGTGCCTGAAGAAATCAGCATCTGCGGATTCACCAATGGTGACCGTGCCAAGGCGTGCGACCCGATGCTTACTACGGTTGAGCAGCGAGGTGTAGCCGTAGGCGAGGAAGCTGCCAATATCCTGATTGGTCTGGTGGAAGGCTCCATCCCTAGAGATGAGGTGGAGAAGAGAGTGGTGAGAACACGACTCGTGGTGAGAGGAACTACTAGATAA
- a CDS encoding IS1634 family transposase has translation MYISKAKKYRDQGDGTAIAYDYYRLTKSYIDKDGKTKHRSVLCLGELPGFDKDERNRLAAMLTTMIEDGQSVMCDNKKLYEEAMSQYVKYRSSKYAQENDPRLIAERKVREEEERKKAVAVKLETLTQHEARIIGCENLCNSTMRMLDIRKYLTSRGWKRDHINFALMQIIARAIYPYSELKTVRYLRENTALAEMFGIPKEKITKDALYESAKRLWDEHHGLEDWLHDRVCSMFGIEEKILLFDITNSYFEGKMENSELCQYGRSKEKRDDCRIVVLAAVVNTEGLLVRTMIYEGNRHDSTTVEEVVGTLAKTTTQEAKRVVVMDAGFYSKPNVNWLKANGFDYITVLPSGDSKFESTSSEIINHTDKKGQQIRLQMGKVDMDGESVKALMVDSDAKGAKERSMYEQACKRYEEGLEAIKKGILTKGGTKKRDAVNKRLGKLDKQYGAIRLSYNVTFTYEGTGKNEVATSMTWECREDKAAQRRKFHGKYVLLTSLDESQELNIWKFYNVIRTVEETFHVLKTDLDIRPVYHKSDNGIKAHLNLAILAYWVVSVTKYRLKLKKHENVRWDEIMRIASTQVVVTAKVETVDGQVISIRQSTEAESKLSAIYDLLYINPKPLGKRKSMLHPNHTSKNLDIGNQGVT, from the coding sequence ATGTATATATCCAAGGCAAAGAAATATCGCGATCAGGGAGATGGTACAGCAATCGCATATGATTACTATCGTCTCACGAAGTCTTACATCGACAAAGATGGCAAGACTAAGCATCGTAGTGTTCTTTGCCTTGGAGAACTTCCCGGCTTTGACAAGGATGAACGTAACCGACTGGCAGCCATGCTTACCACTATGATTGAGGATGGACAAAGCGTGATGTGTGATAACAAAAAGCTCTACGAGGAAGCCATGTCTCAATACGTGAAGTACCGCAGCAGCAAGTATGCCCAGGAAAACGATCCCCGTCTCATCGCCGAGCGCAAGGTTCGCGAAGAAGAGGAGCGCAAGAAAGCAGTTGCCGTTAAGCTTGAAACGCTCACCCAGCATGAAGCTCGCATCATCGGTTGCGAGAACCTCTGCAACTCTACCATGCGTATGCTTGATATTCGTAAATATCTGACCTCCAGGGGATGGAAGCGTGACCATATAAACTTTGCCCTCATGCAGATTATCGCACGTGCCATCTATCCATATTCAGAATTGAAGACCGTCCGCTATCTTCGTGAGAACACTGCACTTGCAGAGATGTTCGGCATTCCTAAGGAGAAAATAACCAAAGATGCCTTGTACGAAAGTGCCAAGCGTCTGTGGGACGAGCACCATGGTCTTGAGGACTGGCTCCATGACAGGGTATGCAGCATGTTCGGCATCGAGGAGAAAATCCTTCTGTTTGACATCACAAACTCCTACTTTGAGGGGAAAATGGAGAACAGTGAACTCTGTCAGTATGGTCGTTCCAAAGAGAAAAGGGACGACTGCAGGATTGTTGTCCTTGCTGCTGTAGTAAACACAGAGGGATTACTCGTCCGCACAATGATATACGAGGGAAACCGTCATGATTCTACTACCGTTGAGGAAGTCGTTGGCACTTTGGCCAAGACCACCACTCAGGAAGCCAAACGTGTCGTAGTGATGGATGCAGGCTTCTACTCCAAGCCGAATGTCAATTGGTTAAAAGCCAATGGATTCGACTACATTACCGTACTCCCTTCCGGCGATAGCAAGTTCGAGTCTACAAGTTCAGAAATCATCAATCATACCGACAAAAAGGGACAGCAGATACGCTTGCAGATGGGTAAGGTTGACATGGATGGAGAATCCGTCAAGGCTCTCATGGTGGATAGTGACGCAAAGGGGGCCAAGGAACGCTCCATGTATGAGCAGGCATGCAAACGCTATGAGGAGGGATTGGAAGCAATCAAAAAGGGTATTCTTACCAAGGGCGGAACCAAGAAACGTGACGCCGTGAACAAGCGATTGGGCAAATTGGACAAGCAATATGGAGCCATTCGCCTGTCATACAACGTTACCTTTACCTATGAGGGTACAGGAAAGAACGAGGTTGCTACTTCCATGACCTGGGAATGCAGAGAGGACAAGGCTGCTCAGAGAAGAAAGTTCCATGGAAAATATGTCTTGCTGACGAGCCTTGATGAAAGCCAGGAATTGAACATCTGGAAATTTTATAATGTAATCAGAACCGTAGAGGAGACTTTCCATGTGTTGAAGACAGACTTGGATATCCGTCCTGTCTATCATAAGAGCGACAATGGAATCAAGGCTCATCTCAACCTTGCCATACTGGCATATTGGGTGGTCAGCGTCACCAAGTATCGCCTGAAATTGAAGAAGCATGAGAATGTGAGATGGGATGAAATCATGCGCATTGCCAGCACACAGGTTGTGGTTACTGCAAAAGTTGAAACCGTAGATGGGCAGGTCATTAGTATAAGACAGAGCACAGAGGCAGAGAGTAAACTCTCCGCCATCTATGATTTGCTCTACATTAACCCCAAACCGCTCGGGAAAAGAAAATCCATGCTACACCCAAATCATACCTCAAAAAATCTGGATATTGGAAATCAGGGAGTTACATGA